A stretch of DNA from Oscillatoria sp. FACHB-1406:
AGCGTTTTTGGATGAAGCTTTTTTCTTCGGGAGTATTAAAAATAAAGCCGCGCGGTTTTTTGAAAAATTCGTCCCACATCGTCATGTAAATCGTCCATTCGTCGTGGGCGAGGGGTTCGAGGTAGGCTTTTTCGGCGACGAGAGGAAGGATAAAGTAGGTTGTGGCGTAAAGATAACCAAAAAAAATGAAAGCGTCGTAATCGTTATGATGTTTGCTCACAAAGTCAATCAGGTCTGTGGAGAGGGGACCTTGGGTTTTCATCCAAGTTTCTTGTTCTTCTAATGAAGCGGTTTTAAGACGGGGAGCAAGCTTTTCGGAGAGTCGGTTAAAGGCTTTGACGTTACGCTTTTGGCTGACACGGAATCGCCGAACTTTTGCCCCTTTAATGACTTCTACTCCAACGGGATAATGATTCTCCCAAGTCATGTAATCGAGAGCGCAGGTGGTGAGAATTTCGACTTCCCAATGTTGCGCCATGTGCTGGGCAATTTTAAGGCAAAGATTTTCGGCTCCCCCACCGACTTCGGTTCCGCAACGTTGAACGACAAAGGCAACTTTGGTCATTATTCTAATTCTTCTGGAGGATAGCTGCGATAGAGAAATGAAGGTTTTTTGGAATGACCGGGCTGGGAATTTATCGCCTTGACAAAAAGGTATTGTCCTAAGTCCTGTTCTCGTGCTTGAAGAACGGGTTTCAGTTTGGAGAGTGCAATATAATTTCCAGCATTATTCTGATGAACGTCAGCACTAAATAAGGTCTCGATCTCAAATCCTAAATAAGTTAATAATAAATAAAGTTCGTGCTTATTATATTCCCGATTGTGTCTGCCGTAGGGGCCGTAGCCTGAATAAGGATCGTAGATGTTTGCGCCTGCTATCATTTTTGCAACATTTTCTAAGCGGCTGACGTTAGGCGTTGTTAAAATTAGCGCTCCGTCCGGTTTTAAGATACGTTTGATTTCTCGTAAAACGGCAACGGGATCGAGAAGGAGATGTTCGATAATTTCGCAAAAAAAGACGACATCAAATTGGCTCTCTTGAAATGGGAACTTTTCTTGTTCGATATTGAAGTGGTAGGATTTTAACTCAACGCGATTATGCTTTTCAGTCTTAAAATCTCGAAAATTTACAGACTGGGAAACCAGCGAGTCTAATTCAGAGCCGAAGTAGTTGGCTAATGTGAGTTGTAGGGGTGAAAACTCTCGAAGCAAAAAGGTGGTAAAGTAAGGATTTGCACCGAGTTCGAGGGCTTGCCCCGACAAATTCCTAGCGAGTCCATAGGTATAAACAAATCGCCTGAAGTCTTGAGTGCAGTAATTTGCCATTTCCTGGGGCGGTGCATCGGAAACTAACACGGATTGAAGGAACTGAAAAAGTTGCCCTTCGCTAACCCCTTCAGGCAGGGGAAGTGGGGGGCAAAGCGGGAACATATCTTCTGAATTTCCTGCGAGATTTTCCTTCAATTTTCGTTTGGCTTTCCCTAGGGAGCGACGAAAGCTACTGACAAAACTAGGCTTCATACTCTAACTTTGTTCTAATTGATGGATCAGTCGGTCTATGTCTTGGCGCACGTTAGCGAGTAAAAAGCGATCGCGCTCCTTTCGCTGAGATTTTACCACCCGATCGCGCCATTCCCTCTCCCATACCAATATTTTTGCCAGCGCCGCCACCTCCAGCAAATTGTCCTTACTAAAAAACATTACTCCCCCACCTTGCAGCGTTTCCGGAACGGCACTGCTTTTATAAGCGAGAACGGGTATATCGAACCACATCGCCTCCACTAACGGTACGCCGAATCCTTCATGCTCGCTCATCGACCAGAATAGGTGAGCAGTGCGATAAAAGGCAAGCAGTTGCGCGTCGTTAACTTTCCCGGTAATCCAAACGCGCTGCTGCAATCCCAACTCTTCAATTAACTTCAGCAGATAGCAGTAGTAGGGTTCGCGTTCGCTCCCCCACCCAACCAAAATCAGACGCGCTCCTGAATCCATCGTCAGGTATTCGGCGAATGCGCGCACCAAGTCATCCTGTTTCTTATTAGGAGCAATTCTACCAACAAATAGGAGATTTCTCTCACCGTCTTGGAGTCGTTCCATTAACTCCGTATCCGGCGCAATATCCCACTTACCGGGGTCTACAATAATAGGAAGGACGCTCGGTTCCTGAAAGCCCGCAGCCGCGAGTTCGGAAGCGTTGTAGGCGGAGTCTCCCACCGATAAGGAAAAAGCCGTCGCGAGGGCAGAAAGTTCCTGACGACCTCCTTCGAGCAGTTGAGCAAATTGAGGGTCGAAGGGGTGAAAAAATTCGGCAGGGGTAATATTGTGATAAATCAAGCCTTTGGGTGCGGGATGGCTGATGGCTAAAGGCGTGACTTCCGAACCGATAGAATGATGATAGAGAAGTCCTGCATTTGCATCCAGTTTAGTTTCGGTTAATAGTTTAACTTCGCTCAACACTCGTTCTTCGACGTAACGAACAAAAATTTCAGACTCATATCCCCGATTGCGAAGATATTGGCGCACATTCAGCGCTTGATTGGAAATCGCATCGCCGTAGCTGAAGTTAGGAAGAAGTTGGTGAATAGCTTGAAGCTTTCGCGGCACAGAAGAAACTGTTTGAATAGGAGTTCTGTCCCCGAAGAAATGCGTTCCTAATTTTAATAAAATACTTTTACTATCAGAACTTGCACTTTCATCGAGCAATCCTAACGCGCCTTCGTAGCGCTCCATCACCTTATCCCAAACGGCGCAATTTTCAGCGTAAATATAACCTCGTTTCCCAAGCTCTGACAGTTCTAAAGGGTTTAAACAGTCAACCGTTGCAAATACCTCCGCCCATTCTGCCTCCGTCTCTGCCAACCAACCCCCACCGGCGGCTGAAACTGCCATTGCTGTTGCTAAGCAATCTCGATGGGCGGCTACAGGGCGTTCTTTAAACCACGCTTCCATAATAACGCGGGAATAACTTTCGTTGCGGCTCGGTTGAAATAGGGCTTGACAATTTTCCAGTAATGCTATCTTTTCGGCTTCTTCAACTAACCCCAAATCGACAATTCCTACGGTTAAATCTTGATACGATACATTACCCGGACCGGCTAGAACAAGTTTGAGCAGTGAATCGGGATATTTTTCTTTAAAAATCGTGTAAGCTCGAACGAGGAGATCGGTATTTTTGGTAGAGTCGCGACGACCGAGACAGAGAATAAATGCTTCCTGTTGAGGTGCAAAATTACCGATCTTTTCGATAATGTCTCGCGATTCTAGGTTAACTTCTACCCCCGCTCCAGCGACAATACTTTTATTATGGATGCCCGGACCGAAAAGCTTGCGAGCGAGTTGAGCTTCTCCTTCGCTGATGAAAAGCAAACCTTTGGCACGATGAAAAATGTCGGCAACTTCAGGAAGGTAGGCGTAAACTTCATCGTGCAGGCAGGGCTGAAGATAGGCGCGCTCTGCAACGAAGGGTAAACCGTTTAGGATAATGCCGTAAAGGTAAGGTAAAAAAATGAAAGCGCGATAGTCGCGGGCGTGTTGGCGGAGATAGTGAAGGAGTTTATCGGAGTTAATATTTTGGGCGGCGAAGATGGCGGATTCGGCGGCGGAAACGGGGGAAACGCCAATTTTTAGGCGATGGCGCTCTATCCCTAGCATGACGCTGTTCGCTCGGTCAAAAGCACCCGCATCGCGCTTGTTAACCGGAAAGCGACGAACTTTCAGACCTGCTTCGCGCGTCACGCCTGACCGATAATAATTCTTTTCCCAATTGTCTTGAAAGGCGCGACAGCAAGTGGTGAGAACTTCAACGCGATGCCCCCGGGCGGCAAGGCGCGTGGCGACTTGATAGGCTTGTTGTTCTGCGCCGCCTTTTAATTCTTTGCCCCACCAAGGAGTTACGACAGCAATGGGTTGCATGGTTTATATCCAATGACAGCGTAATCTTGCGGCCCGTAGAAGTATTCGTTGAATCGCTGAGTTAGTTCTTCGGCACCTTCAATTTTTAGAGCTGCATTATAGGGATGCAGCGGTAAGATTTCGACGGCATCAAAGCCCGCATTATCCAATACAAACTGCACGAGCTCTCCGGGTAAGGGATTGCGATGTGTAGGATCGAGGTAAAAGGTACGACTGCTAACGAGGACATTTTGGGGATTCGGGGTTTCAAAAATGGCAACACCGCCCGGTTGGAGGACGCGGAGGGTTTCTTGCAGCAAGCGTAGAAGGGCGGGAAAGGGAAGGTGTTCGATGATGTGAAAGCCTGTTACGGCACTCAGACTATTATCGGGTAAGTTACGGAGGTGCGCGATCGCGTCGGCTTCATAAACTTCCAAATTCCGACTGCGGCACTCCTCCAACATGACTTGATTGAGATCGATTCCTTTAGCTTTATAGCCCTTATTTTGCAGCAATTCCAGCCATTCGCCGCGCCCGCATCCTAAATCCAATATTTCATTCGCTTGGGCTGGGTTTGCACGCTCGATATACGGCAGGTACACTGCAAGACGTTCGGCGATCGCATTATAGCTTCCCCTAAATCGTTCTTCAAACGCAACGTAGAACGCATCGAGTAAATGGTCTTCCCCAGCCGAAGATGAGGAAACAGACGATGTTGTTGCTTCTCCACCTGTTTGGGAACGGAGAGATTTGAGTAGGTCAGCATAAGCTCGTTGACTGTGCGAAAGTTCGAGTTGAAGAGCTTTGATTTGATGATTTAGCTTTTGTTCTAAGGCTTGATGTCTTTGTTCTAAGGCTTGATGTCTTTGTTCTAAGGCTTGATGTCTTTGTTCTAAGGCTTGATGTCTTTGTTCGTGTTTTTGCTCTAAGGCTCGATTTTTTTCGCTAGCAATCCGTTCTAGCTCTCCAATCGCCTCAATTAAATCTTGGTTAACAACTTGCTGCTTTTTAAAAGTAAAGTTATAAAGCTTTAGTAAAGTTTTTCTGATTTTTTCTTGATTGAAAGGGAATCGATTGAATTTATTGGGTAATTTCTCGAGATTTTGAGAATTTATTCTGGCATCTTCTAGCAATGATTCAAATCGACTCATAGAGAGCGATCGAGCGAGCAAGGAATTGTCTCCTATCGAAGTATCGTTAGAAGTAATTTGTTTTGACTTACGACGAGCAACCTCTTCCCTTACTTGCTCCATCAACTCGTCTACATTGATTTCCGAATTATTATTATCTATCATAAAGGGTTTTCGTCTCTGTTAAAAGAAGCGAGCACTTGCTCATCTTTTCCCAATTTTTTTTGTATTCCCACTCCCAAAAGTGCAGAATTTTGCGGTTCGATTGAAGCGCGAGCATCTAAATCAATCAAGCCATCGCATTGCGTGGGATTAATGACTTCTAACAAAACTAAATCATCTAGCCAGTCATAACTAATTCCTTCAGAAGAATGCAGCCCTATCGAAACTGAATAGAGTCCTTTATTTAAAAAACAAGGCATTTCAAAGGTGACGACCATCGTTTCCTGCTGAGTTAAGCAAGGAATCGTCATTCCTAAAAGGCGAGTGTTTGTTCCGTAAAGAATAACTCCAGTTAATGTTCTTAAAGAAAAACCAACAATAAGGTCGTCAATAGGAGAGTTCGCTTCTAAGGTAACTTGAATTTTAAAACTCGAACCGGTTGCCACTTTTCCTTTTAAGTTAACACCCACAAGATCGGTAACGATCGCGGATTTAATCATCGCGATCGCGTTACCATGTCGGTGATACTCTTCACTCCGTCCATCATCAGCTTCCCGAGCGGACGGCTCATCAGTTGTCGGAGATTGGGTATATTCGCTGGAGTTATCCGAACTTAACAGAGCAATATAGCGATCCGCGACATATTTGGGCGTACCTCGAGCGAAAATTTCCCCGCTATGGAGCAAAATTGCGCTCTGACACAGAAATTTGACGTTCGATAAGTCGTGGGATACGAACAGCAGCGAAATCCCCTCATCTTGCAGTTGTCGGATTTTTTTCAT
This window harbors:
- a CDS encoding ABC transporter ATP-binding protein; this encodes MGDIAIALDNISKCYHCYQRSRDRLQDILLPGSKRGKEFWALRNINLEVARGETLGIVGQNGSGKSTLLQIIARTLTPTTGTMEVKGRVSALLELGSGFNPEFTGRQNVFFNGQILGLTKKEIEAKFDSIAGFADIGDFLDQPLKTYSSGMAVRLAFAVATHIDAQIVIVDEALAVGDARFQARCMKKIRQLQDEGISLLFVSHDLSNVKFLCQSAILLHSGEIFARGTPKYVADRYIALLSSDNSSEYTQSPTTDEPSAREADDGRSEEYHRHGNAIAMIKSAIVTDLVGVNLKGKVATGSSFKIQVTLEANSPIDDLIVGFSLRTLTGVILYGTNTRLLGMTIPCLTQQETMVVTFEMPCFLNKGLYSVSIGLHSSEGISYDWLDDLVLLEVINPTQCDGLIDLDARASIEPQNSALLGVGIQKKLGKDEQVLASFNRDENPL
- a CDS encoding class I SAM-dependent methyltransferase encodes the protein MKPSFVSSFRRSLGKAKRKLKENLAGNSEDMFPLCPPLPLPEGVSEGQLFQFLQSVLVSDAPPQEMANYCTQDFRRFVYTYGLARNLSGQALELGANPYFTTFLLREFSPLQLTLANYFGSELDSLVSQSVNFRDFKTEKHNRVELKSYHFNIEQEKFPFQESQFDVVFFCEIIEHLLLDPVAVLREIKRILKPDGALILTTPNVSRLENVAKMIAGANIYDPYSGYGPYGRHNREYNKHELYLLLTYLGFEIETLFSADVHQNNAGNYIALSKLKPVLQAREQDLGQYLFVKAINSQPGHSKKPSFLYRSYPPEELE
- a CDS encoding class I SAM-dependent methyltransferase; this translates as MIDNNNSEINVDELMEQVREEVARRKSKQITSNDTSIGDNSLLARSLSMSRFESLLEDARINSQNLEKLPNKFNRFPFNQEKIRKTLLKLYNFTFKKQQVVNQDLIEAIGELERIASEKNRALEQKHEQRHQALEQRHQALEQRHQALEQRHQALEQKLNHQIKALQLELSHSQRAYADLLKSLRSQTGGEATTSSVSSSSAGEDHLLDAFYVAFEERFRGSYNAIAERLAVYLPYIERANPAQANEILDLGCGRGEWLELLQNKGYKAKGIDLNQVMLEECRSRNLEVYEADAIAHLRNLPDNSLSAVTGFHIIEHLPFPALLRLLQETLRVLQPGGVAIFETPNPQNVLVSSRTFYLDPTHRNPLPGELVQFVLDNAGFDAVEILPLHPYNAALKIEGAEELTQRFNEYFYGPQDYAVIGYKPCNPLLS
- a CDS encoding glycosyltransferase; the encoded protein is MQPIAVVTPWWGKELKGGAEQQAYQVATRLAARGHRVEVLTTCCRAFQDNWEKNYYRSGVTREAGLKVRRFPVNKRDAGAFDRANSVMLGIERHRLKIGVSPVSAAESAIFAAQNINSDKLLHYLRQHARDYRAFIFLPYLYGIILNGLPFVAERAYLQPCLHDEVYAYLPEVADIFHRAKGLLFISEGEAQLARKLFGPGIHNKSIVAGAGVEVNLESRDIIEKIGNFAPQQEAFILCLGRRDSTKNTDLLVRAYTIFKEKYPDSLLKLVLAGPGNVSYQDLTVGIVDLGLVEEAEKIALLENCQALFQPSRNESYSRVIMEAWFKERPVAAHRDCLATAMAVSAAGGGWLAETEAEWAEVFATVDCLNPLELSELGKRGYIYAENCAVWDKVMERYEGALGLLDESASSDSKSILLKLGTHFFGDRTPIQTVSSVPRKLQAIHQLLPNFSYGDAISNQALNVRQYLRNRGYESEIFVRYVEERVLSEVKLLTETKLDANAGLLYHHSIGSEVTPLAISHPAPKGLIYHNITPAEFFHPFDPQFAQLLEGGRQELSALATAFSLSVGDSAYNASELAAAGFQEPSVLPIIVDPGKWDIAPDTELMERLQDGERNLLFVGRIAPNKKQDDLVRAFAEYLTMDSGARLILVGWGSEREPYYCYLLKLIEELGLQQRVWITGKVNDAQLLAFYRTAHLFWSMSEHEGFGVPLVEAMWFDIPVLAYKSSAVPETLQGGGVMFFSKDNLLEVAALAKILVWEREWRDRVVKSQRKERDRFLLANVRQDIDRLIHQLEQS